The Lachnospiraceae bacterium oral taxon 500 genome window below encodes:
- a CDS encoding ribonuclease HI translates to MKKITLYTDGACRGNPGNGGYGSILEYVDAGGQLHRRELSAGYRQTTNNRMELLAVIKGLEELKTGCEVTVFSDSKYIVDAFGQGWVAAWQKNNWIRGKNEEVKNQDLWKRLLQLMQEHKVEYRWVRGHNGHPQNERCDQLATAAADSGNLLADERGQVN, encoded by the coding sequence ATGAAAAAAATAACATTATATACCGACGGAGCCTGTCGGGGCAATCCCGGCAACGGCGGCTACGGCAGTATTTTAGAATATGTCGATGCCGGCGGCCAGCTCCACCGGCGGGAACTGTCGGCTGGTTACCGGCAGACGACCAATAACCGGATGGAGCTTTTGGCGGTGATTAAAGGCTTGGAGGAGCTAAAAACCGGCTGCGAGGTGACCGTTTTTTCCGATTCCAAGTATATTGTTGACGCTTTTGGCCAGGGCTGGGTGGCGGCCTGGCAAAAAAACAACTGGATTAGGGGCAAAAACGAAGAAGTCAAAAATCAGGATTTATGGAAGCGGCTGCTCCAACTGATGCAGGAGCACAAAGTTGAGTACAGATGGGTGCGGGGGCATAACGGGCACCCGCAGAACGAGCGCTGCGACCAGCTGGCAACGGCGGCGGCTGACAGCGGCAATCTGCTGGCAGATGAGCGCGGCCAGGTAAATTAG
- a CDS encoding GTP pyrophosphokinase, giving the protein MEKFSLADVANLQDPQVLWEQAGPFMNLMLQYESALLEMETKLKILNEEFSIQHNRNPFESIKTRVKQPLSIMEKLRRKGFPTTLESIEENLFDVAGIRIICSFIDDIYSLANLLIQQDDVRLLMKKDYIVHPKPNGYRSLHLIMEIPIFLSTGKKNIKVEVQFRTIAMDFWASLDHKLHYKKDLPNADEISEELRECADIITALDERMERIRNRIEMTEKDEG; this is encoded by the coding sequence ATGGAGAAATTTAGTTTAGCCGATGTCGCTAATTTACAGGATCCGCAGGTTTTATGGGAGCAGGCGGGGCCGTTTATGAACTTAATGCTTCAATACGAATCGGCATTACTGGAAATGGAAACAAAGCTGAAGATATTAAATGAGGAATTTTCGATTCAGCACAATCGAAATCCATTTGAGTCGATTAAAACCCGGGTCAAGCAGCCGCTCAGTATTATGGAAAAACTGCGGCGCAAGGGCTTTCCGACAACGCTGGAAAGCATTGAGGAAAACTTATTTGACGTGGCGGGAATCCGAATTATCTGTTCTTTTATTGACGACATTTATAGTCTGGCCAATCTTTTGATCCAGCAGGACGACGTTCGGCTGTTGATGAAAAAGGACTACATCGTTCATCCCAAGCCGAACGGCTATCGGAGCCTGCATCTGATCATGGAGATTCCGATTTTTTTATCCACCGGTAAGAAAAATATCAAGGTAGAAGTGCAGTTTCGGACGATTGCTATGGACTTTTGGGCAAGCCTGGATCATAAACTGCATTACAAAAAAGATTTACCGAATGCCGATGAGATTTCCGAGGAACTGCGGGAATGTGCCGATATCATTACGGCACTGGACGAGCGGATGGAGCGGATTCGCAACCGGATTGAAATGACGGAAAAGGACGAAGGATGA
- a CDS encoding ABC transporter ATP-binding protein — protein sequence MLQVTDVSLQFAGTTLYKEVDLKFTEGNCYGIIGANGSGKSTLLKVLYGAMEPTTGTVSLKQGCRLSVLEQDHFKYDDKPIMETVLMGNPQMYEIIKEKERLYSKEDFSTEDGEKVAELEEKFSEMGGWEAEDEAAALLRGLGLTDVDYHSYMSELTGKQKVKVLLAKALFGNPSVILLDEPTNGLDLNSIAWLENFLMDYAGTVIVVSHDRHFLNAVCTHIVDIDYGQVKMYAGNYDFWYESSRLMQQLLRNQAKKREEVIKELQAFIQRFSANRSKSKQATSRKKILDSIQVEDMPASSRRYPFIQFTPEREAGKDILTVDSISKTVHGVKVLDNVSFTMAKGDKIAFVGDNELGQTVLMQILAGELEADEGSFKWGVSTSQSYFPKDNTEYFENCDFNILEWIRQYAPEPTETYLRGFLGRMIFSGDEVFKPVKVLSGGEKVRCMFSRMMMSSANVVLLDQPTNHLDLESIAALTDGLEAFKGNVLLCTHDHQLIDTIANRIIELPMPGESRCIDYTGSFEEFLEWKERAN from the coding sequence ATGTTACAAGTTACAGATGTGAGTTTGCAGTTTGCCGGAACAACACTTTATAAAGAGGTTGATTTAAAGTTTACAGAGGGCAATTGCTATGGAATTATCGGAGCCAACGGGTCAGGAAAATCGACGCTGTTGAAAGTATTGTATGGCGCAATGGAGCCAACCACCGGTACAGTTTCTTTAAAGCAAGGCTGCCGTTTGAGCGTATTGGAGCAGGATCATTTCAAATATGATGACAAGCCGATTATGGAAACCGTCTTAATGGGCAATCCGCAAATGTACGAAATCATAAAAGAAAAAGAAAGGCTTTACAGCAAAGAAGATTTTTCTACGGAAGATGGAGAAAAAGTGGCGGAACTGGAAGAAAAGTTTTCGGAAATGGGCGGCTGGGAAGCGGAAGATGAAGCGGCGGCATTGCTTCGGGGATTGGGATTGACCGATGTGGACTACCATAGCTATATGTCCGAGTTGACCGGAAAACAAAAAGTAAAAGTTCTTTTGGCAAAGGCGCTTTTTGGTAATCCCAGTGTTATTTTACTCGACGAGCCGACCAATGGACTGGACTTAAACAGCATTGCTTGGCTGGAAAACTTTCTGATGGACTATGCCGGTACGGTAATTGTAGTCAGCCATGATCGCCACTTTTTAAATGCGGTTTGTACCCATATTGTCGATATTGATTACGGTCAAGTCAAGATGTATGCCGGTAACTACGATTTTTGGTATGAATCTTCCCGATTGATGCAGCAACTGCTGCGCAATCAGGCGAAAAAGAGAGAAGAAGTGATTAAAGAGCTGCAAGCCTTTATTCAGCGCTTTTCTGCCAATCGTTCCAAGTCCAAACAAGCAACCAGCAGAAAAAAGATTTTGGACTCGATTCAGGTAGAAGATATGCCGGCATCCAGCCGCAGATATCCATTTATTCAGTTTACGCCGGAAAGAGAAGCAGGAAAAGATATTTTGACTGTGGATAGTATCAGTAAGACCGTCCACGGAGTAAAGGTTTTGGATAATGTCAGCTTCACCATGGCAAAGGGAGATAAGATTGCCTTTGTCGGAGATAATGAGCTTGGGCAAACTGTACTGATGCAAATCTTGGCAGGTGAGCTTGAGGCGGATGAAGGAAGCTTTAAATGGGGTGTTTCCACCAGCCAGAGCTATTTTCCCAAAGATAATACCGAATATTTTGAAAACTGTGACTTCAATATCTTGGAATGGATTCGCCAATATGCGCCGGAGCCGACGGAAACCTATTTGCGTGGCTTTTTGGGCAGGATGATTTTCTCGGGCGATGAAGTCTTTAAGCCGGTAAAAGTTCTTTCGGGAGGTGAAAAAGTACGCTGTATGTTCAGCCGAATGATGATGAGCAGTGCCAATGTGGTACTTCTGGATCAGCCGACCAATCATCTTGATTTGGAAAGCATTGCCGCGCTGACCGACGGCTTGGAGGCGTTTAAGGGGAATGTCCTGCTATGCACTCATGATCATCAATTGATCGATACCATTGCCAATCGTATCATTGAGCTGCCGATGCCGGGAGAAAGCAGATGTATTGATTATACCGGAAGCTTTGAGGAATTCCTGGAGTGGAAAGAAAGAGCCAATTAA